CATGCTGATGTTTATGCTGCCGGAAGACGTCGAATGCGTTCGCCGGATTATCGGTGATTACGCCCGGCAGGAGGATGCTGCCGAGCTGCAGAGCGAAAGCGCCAGACAGGCGCGCTTTCACGCGGACGCGATCGATCCGCAGAAAGGCAGCGCTACCGGCTATATCGCCAAATACATCTCAAAGAATATCGACGGCTATGCGCTCGATGGCGAGACCGATAACGAAAGCGGTGGTCTGCTGAAGGAGACGGCGTCCGCCGTGTCGGCCTGGGCAGGGCGCTGGCACATTCGCCAGTTTCAGTTCATCGGCGGCGCGCCGGTAACGGTCTACCGCGAGCTGCGGCGTCTGGTGGATACCGATGCCGCGCGCGGTCTGAGCGTTGAGTTTGCAGCCGTCCATGATGCTGCCGATGCCGGGGACTGGGCGGGTTACGTCACGGCGCAGGGCGGGCCGTTTGTGCGTCGCGATGATTTACAGGTGCGCACGCTGTATGAGCCGCGCGCCGGGTTTAACCAGTACGGCGAGGAAACGGTCCGCATCCGCGGCGTGTACGATTCTGCCGTTGGCGCGGGCAGCCCAGTTTTAACCCGACTCACGCAGTGGAAAATTGTGCCGAAGCGGGCCGCGGATCTTAAGGACGCGCCCGTATCCTCTCGGAGTTCTGTCAATAACTGTACGCAGACCGATCTTTCTCAACCCCTCAGCCGACGTGCGAGGCGGGCGTTAACCGAACGCATCAAATTCATCCGCCCTGGCGCGACAGCGCCCGTCGTCTTCGCGAGCGACCCGCAGAACGGCGTGCCGGAGAAGGTGATCGATGAGATACGGCTCGCCACCGGGATAGCCATCAGCCGGGCAGAAGCCCTGCATCTGATGGCGGGAGGCATCAGCCGCTTTAACGATAAATGGTGCAGGGGGGCAGCCGACGGATCGCTATTTCCGGCACCGTGTTCTTACCAGCAAAAGGCGCGGAAAATCCTTGAACGTATTGGGTATTTAACGGATCTCTTCGCTCAGAGAACCCGCTAATCTCCATCCATATCATGTACATACCGTGAAGGGTTCTGATTTTTCGCTTCACTCTTTTTATGAATACGTGCTACTGTATGTTTATACAGTATCTCGTGGTGGAGGTTGTGTGGACAGAGAGTTGAACGAGCAGGTCATGATTGAACGAGTTGAGCTGATTGCGCGACTGACGACAGAAGGAACGTGTCAGGAAAGAGATCGTGAGATTGCCCTGAATTTGATTGCTGAGATTGCGCGGGGAAATTTAATCAAGAACAACGCATTTACCGTTGTATTCTCAGCATCGCCTGTTCCGGAACGAATCAAAAAAGAGGGCAACGTTCGGGTGAACATTACTCTCGATAAAGATCAGCAGATTGACCCTGCCGTCGCTGAGGCCTTTCAGTGCGAACTGACCCGCAGAATACGCTCCCTGTTTCCGTCATCGCGGGTGAACGTGAAAATAGGATCGGTGACGGGTGTCGAGCTCCAGGGGCTTGAAAAAGAAGCCGATCGCGAGGCGCTGGACGCTATCCTCCGGGAAGTCTGGGAAGACGAGAGCTGGCGCTAGCCCCGGCGTCATCACCCGTACCAACACCCTCATTCCTGTTTTGCGCTTCCGTTGAACCACGCTTCGCCGCTCGCGGACGATCTGTTGTGCCCGCGATTGTCCATCCGTCAGCGATAGCGAAAAGCCTGCTGGCCCGGGAAACTCTACAGTACCTGGAAACCGGATGTTGGGAGCGTCTGATGAAAATCTATGCAATGCAGGGGGACACGCTTGATGCCGTTTGCGCCCGCTTTTATGGGCGCACGGCTGGCGTCGTTGAAGCCGTTCTGAAGGCCAATCCTGGCCTCGCGGAGTCAGGCGTTATCTTGCCTCACGGCACGCCGGTAGAGATGCCGGAGGTGAATAGCGCCCCCACAAAAGAATCCGTAAACCTATGGGACTGAGCCTGGAGAAAATCACCACGTTTATCGCCTACTGGCTGGCCGTGGCGCTGGCCTGGTTCGGGGCGATGTCTCCTGAAAAAGTCGCGCTGTACGTCGGGAGTCTTTGCGCCATTTTTACCGCATTAACGAATTACTGGTTTAAGCGAAAAACCTGGCGCTATCTCCAGTCTCTTGGCCTCGATAAGAAGAGCATTCGTGAACTCAATCATTAAGCGTTGCAGCGTCGCCGGCGTGCTGGCCCTGGCGGTGCTGATGCCTGACTTTCGATTACTGAAAACGTCCCCGGAAGGATTGGCGTTGATTGCCGATCTCGAAGGATGTCGCCTCTCGCCCTACCGGTGTAGCGCCGGCGTATGGACGTCCGGCATTGGCCACACGGCAAACGTTGTGCCGACGCGGGACATTACCGAGCGTGAGGCTGCGGTAAATCTGGTCGCTGATGTGCTCAATGTTGAGCGGCGTCTGGCGGCGTGTGCGCCAGTAGAGATGCCGCCCCGGGTCTATGACGCGCTGGTGAGTTTTACCTTTAATGTCGGCGCAGGCGCCGCCTGCCGTTCGACGTTGGTGTCCTTTATCAAACGTAAACAGTGGGTGCAGGCATGCGGGCAGCTTACCCGCTGGGTGTACGTCAACGGCGTCAAAAATGCCGGGCTGGAAAACCGTCGCGTCCGCGAGAAGGCCTGGTGCATGAAGGGGCTGTCGTGAGAACGCTCATGCTGGCGCTGGCCGGGCTGCTGGCCATCGCGCTGTGGCTTCGTCATGACAACCTGAACCTGTCCCGTTCCTTAGCCGCGGCCAACCGGGTCGCCAGCGAGCAAAAAACCGCCCTCGCCACGCTTAATCAGCAGCTGTCCCTGTCGCAGCGGATGGCCAGAGCAAATGAAAATGCCCAGGTCAGGCTCCGTGAGGAGCTTGTCACCGCGGGCGAGGAGAGGGCAAGACGGGAAGCGACTATCGGGAGATTACTCAATGAAAATGAAGCGTTACGCCGCTGGTATACCGCTCAGCTGCCTGATGCTGTCCGCAGGCTGCACACCCGCACCGCCTGCGCCTCTGCAGCCCATTGTTTACAACGCCTGCCCGAAGGTGAGCCGCTGCCCGATGCCGGGGAGCGAACCCGCCACTAACGGCGATCTCAGCGCGGATATTCGCAGGCTGGAATACGCCCTTATCGCCTGCGCGCTGCAGGTTGAAACCATTAAAGACTGTCAGGATAAACTCGATGCACAAACTCAAGAGCCTGCGTCAGGCATTAATTGACGCGATCCCCCAACTCAATGCCAACCCGGAGCGCCTGCAGATGTCGGTCGGAGGCGGCAATATTGACGCCCGCCAGGCCTCCTCGCTCTCCTTTGAAAAGCGGTATGCGCTGAACGTGAAGGTTAGCGGCTTCACCGGCGACAGCGAGGGATTTTTCGTCCAAGTGCTGGCCTGGCTTCGGGAAAACCAGCCGGATATTTTTACCCTCGATGAAGGCCGTAAAAACGGTTACACCTTCGCGATCGTCTTAAACGATGACGATACGATGAATATCACCATCAGCGTGCAATTAACCGAGCGTATTCTTGTTTCCCAGGAGCAGGGCGCTCTGCACGCGACGTATTCCCCCGAGCCGCCGCTGCCGGAGCCCGTCACGCGTCCGAAGGCGCTGTACGTTAACGGCGAGCTGGTCAGCCAGTGGGAGGACTAATTTCCCCGCGCTGAAGGCCGCCATCCGCCTGCCGTCTGGACCGCTTGTTGTATCATCCCGCAGAAAACCCCGTCTCGTTGCTGCCGTTCCTCCTGAACGGCATTCTCTTCTCATGAATACATTAACTTCCATGAACGGCATCGCTCGCGCGATCCGCAATCTTATTCGTATCGGTGTTGTGACCGATGTTGACCTCAGCAGAGGACTTTGTCGTGTCCAGACCGGCGGGATGAAAACCACCTGGCTGAACTGGCTCACCTGTCGTGCGGGACGTTCGCGCGTCTGGTGGGCCCCTTCTGAGGGGGAACAGGTGCTGCTGCTGGCCATCGGCGGCGAGCTTGATACCGCCTTTGTGCTGCCCGGCATTTTCTCTGACGACCATCCGGCGCCGTCCGGGTCGCCTGATGCGTTCCACGTCTCGTTTCCTGACGGGGCGGTCATCGAGTACGAACCCGGTCACGGGGCGCTGACGGTTACAGGCATTAAAACGGCCGTCATTACCGCCTCAGAATCGCTGACCGCCACCGTGCCGGAGGTGAGGGTGACGTCAACGTCCCGCATCACGCTGGATACGCCTGAAGTGGTGTGCACTAACAAGTTAATTACCGCCTCTCTTGAAGTGCAGAAGGGTGGCGTGATGGCCGGAAATATTGAGCATTCCGGCGGTAAATTCACCTCCAACGGGGTGCAGGTGGATAACCACGCGCACGGCAGTGTGCAAAGCGGTGGAAGCTGGACTAAGGGGACACAATGACGGTGCGTTACAGGGGGATGAACAGGCAGACCGGGCTTAGCCTTTCAGAGGCGGAACACATCCGGCAAAGCGTGCGCGACATTCTGGTTACGCCGATTGGCTCGCGGGTCATGCGGCGGGATTACGGCTCGCTGCTGGCGGCGATGATCGACAGGCCGCAGAGCCCGGCGCTGCGACTGCAAATCATGGCCGCCTGTTATTCCGCCATCCAGAAATGGGAGCCGCGAATAAGCCTGACGGCCATCACATTCGAGCGTTCGGAGAACGACGGGACGTTGTATGTCGATATCACCGGCACGCGCCCGACCTCCGGACAATCCTTTTCTATCACCATTTCACTGAGTTAAACGCTATGGCTATTGTTGATCTGAGCCAGCTCGCCGCGCCTGATGTCGTGGAGGAGGTGGATTATGAAACGCTGTTGGCAGAACGAAAGGCCACCTTTGTCTCCCTCTATCCGGAAGAGGAGCG
This region of Enterobacter asburiae genomic DNA includes:
- a CDS encoding tail protein X, which encodes MKIYAMQGDTLDAVCARFYGRTAGVVEAVLKANPGLAESGVILPHGTPVEMPEVNSAPTKESVNLWD
- the lysB gene encoding Rz-like lysis system protein LysB (The gene for this Rz-like phage lysis system protein may overlap extensively with the gene for the other spanin subunit, the Rz1-like protein in the outer membrane.), producing MLALAGLLAIALWLRHDNLNLSRSLAAANRVASEQKTALATLNQQLSLSQRMARANENAQVRLREELVTAGEERARREATIGRLLNENEALRRWYTAQLPDAVRRLHTRTACASAAHCLQRLPEGEPLPDAGERTRH
- a CDS encoding GPW/gp25 family protein, with the translated sequence MTVRYRGMNRQTGLSLSEAEHIRQSVRDILVTPIGSRVMRRDYGSLLAAMIDRPQSPALRLQIMAACYSAIQKWEPRISLTAITFERSENDGTLYVDITGTRPTSGQSFSITISLS
- the lysC gene encoding Rz1-like lysis system protein LysC (LysC is an Rz1-like component of a phage lytic system, substantially overlapping although not fully embedded in the gene for the Rz-like LysB component.) — encoded protein: MLSAGCTPAPPAPLQPIVYNACPKVSRCPMPGSEPATNGDLSADIRRLEYALIACALQVETIKDCQDKLDAQTQEPASGIN
- a CDS encoding lysozyme, translated to MNSIIKRCSVAGVLALAVLMPDFRLLKTSPEGLALIADLEGCRLSPYRCSAGVWTSGIGHTANVVPTRDITEREAAVNLVADVLNVERRLAACAPVEMPPRVYDALVSFTFNVGAGAACRSTLVSFIKRKQWVQACGQLTRWVYVNGVKNAGLENRRVREKAWCMKGLS
- a CDS encoding phage baseplate assembly protein V; this translates as MNTLTSMNGIARAIRNLIRIGVVTDVDLSRGLCRVQTGGMKTTWLNWLTCRAGRSRVWWAPSEGEQVLLLAIGGELDTAFVLPGIFSDDHPAPSGSPDAFHVSFPDGAVIEYEPGHGALTVTGIKTAVITASESLTATVPEVRVTSTSRITLDTPEVVCTNKLITASLEVQKGGVMAGNIEHSGGKFTSNGVQVDNHAHGSVQSGGSWTKGTQ
- a CDS encoding phage tail protein, with translation MHKLKSLRQALIDAIPQLNANPERLQMSVGGGNIDARQASSLSFEKRYALNVKVSGFTGDSEGFFVQVLAWLRENQPDIFTLDEGRKNGYTFAIVLNDDDTMNITISVQLTERILVSQEQGALHATYSPEPPLPEPVTRPKALYVNGELVSQWED
- a CDS encoding DinI-like family protein, giving the protein MDRELNEQVMIERVELIARLTTEGTCQERDREIALNLIAEIARGNLIKNNAFTVVFSASPVPERIKKEGNVRVNITLDKDQQIDPAVAEAFQCELTRRIRSLFPSSRVNVKIGSVTGVELQGLEKEADREALDAILREVWEDESWR
- a CDS encoding HP1 family phage holin gives rise to the protein MGLSLEKITTFIAYWLAVALAWFGAMSPEKVALYVGSLCAIFTALTNYWFKRKTWRYLQSLGLDKKSIRELNH